One genomic region from Anaerolineae bacterium encodes:
- a CDS encoding ABC transporter ATP-binding protein has product MLSLNNVEVIYNDVILVLKGMSLEVPEGKIVGLLGANGAGKTTTLKAISGLLKPEDGEVTDGTIEFRGQEIHHLPPDQIVRLGIFQVMEGRRVFEHLTVEENLIAGAYTRGARSLQGDLEMVYSYFPRLKERRRQKAGYLSGGEQQMLAIGRALMAHPKVMLLDEPSLGLAPLLVQEIFEIIQRINKEQNTTILLVEQNANLTLQVADYAYIMENGRIVLEGYPDELRENADVREFYLGLTEVGKRKSYREVKHYKRRKRWLS; this is encoded by the coding sequence ATGCTCAGCCTCAACAATGTGGAAGTCATTTACAACGATGTCATCCTGGTGCTCAAAGGGATGTCCCTGGAGGTCCCGGAGGGGAAAATCGTGGGCCTGCTGGGGGCCAACGGCGCGGGGAAGACCACCACGCTCAAAGCCATCTCCGGGCTGCTCAAACCGGAAGACGGCGAGGTAACCGACGGCACGATTGAATTCAGGGGCCAGGAAATCCACCACCTCCCGCCCGATCAAATCGTCCGCCTGGGCATCTTCCAAGTCATGGAGGGCCGACGGGTGTTCGAGCACCTCACCGTGGAAGAGAACCTCATCGCTGGCGCTTACACCCGGGGCGCCCGTTCCCTACAAGGCGACTTGGAGATGGTCTATTCCTACTTCCCACGCCTCAAAGAGCGCCGTCGCCAAAAGGCCGGCTACCTCTCCGGCGGGGAACAGCAGATGCTGGCCATCGGTCGCGCCCTCATGGCCCACCCGAAAGTGATGCTGCTGGACGAACCTTCCTTAGGGCTGGCCCCCCTCCTGGTGCAGGAAATCTTCGAAATCATCCAGCGCATCAACAAAGAGCAAAACACCACCATCCTGCTGGTGGAACAAAATGCCAACCTCACCCTGCAGGTGGCCGACTACGCCTACATCATGGAAAACGGACGCATTGTACTCGAAGGCTATCCCGACGAACTCCGGGAGAACGCCGATGTGCGCGAGTTCTATCTGGGCCTCACGGAGGTAGGCAAGCGCAAGTCCTACCGCGAAGTCAAACACTACAAGCGCCGCAAGCGCTGGCTCTCCTAA